DNA from Delphinus delphis chromosome 8, mDelDel1.2, whole genome shotgun sequence:
actttaaaaaaacaaaaccaaacaaaatggaacaaaaatgAACAGCAACAGAGAAAGATTTTAACAAAATCAACCTTAAGTCAACGTAAACCACCAAGCAGGTGACTGTGATGTAGCTTATTGAATAAGAGACTGCCACCGACCACATGATTGCTGAATGCCTCCTGCTCGGCCACTTAAGAGATCCGGCCTTTACAGTACACTTCGAGACTGTGATGgggacttttttgttttgttttagaattttgtCCCTTGACAGGAGGCTGTGAAAATTGATCAGACAGCAGATATTCCGAGTATTCATTACATGTTAAAGATAATTACAAAGATAGTAGTTTCAAACAGCACAAAACAAACCTATACTACATAAGTTATTCCTTCTTTTAAAGACAGGTATTCAGGATGGTACCGTAAAAGATAGCCTCGTTCTAAATGAAAGACTGAACAAGTAGACATTATTTGCTGATGGTATCTTCATTCCCTGGGTCATGATGGACAGCCTCTTTTGCTTATCCCTCACCCTACTAAGGTGCAGCAAATTTCTTGAGGCTTTCTGATACTCAAGGACCCGGTCCAGGACATTTTCAGGTTTACACGATGGGCTAAATGGGCACTAATTTCCACTGGAATCCATTTTACCTAGGACCACTATTTCAGGCTCCCAACTCGACTTCTCCTAACCCAAGATTGCAGAGGTAAGGCAGGGACCCTCTCCATGAACAGACAGGATGGTCACGAGGTGGCTGCAGCCTTTACCGGGGAGCAAAACTTTGTCAGCTCTGTCCTGGCCTCTTCCACCGAGCATAGCGCCTTCAAGCCTTTAGTGTCCTGGATGGGCAGACACCATCCCAAAGTCTTGTCTCTGGACAAGATTTTCTTTTGGTAGCCATGGTCATCCAACCTGAGTTCTGGGGCCTTTTCCTGTTCCCTTCCCCTTTACCAAAAGTTCTCAAAAGACAAAACCCTGGTTTCCTCAAGTCTAATTTCAAAGCAATAAGTGCTCATGTAACAAACATCTCCCATCTCATCGAATCCATTCCATGATCACAATGCCATCGTGTAGTTCCAAAAATGTTCCAGGCTAATCCAGCTTTATGCAAAATTACTCAGAGGTGGAGGGTGTAAATCGGCTTGAGCGCGCGGTCCTCCAGCGAGAACCTCTTAGCACAGTTAGATAATGTAGGCACTTAAAGCGCGAGGTCCAAGCAACTTGACGCGTGTCATTCCAGAGCCACCCCGAGGGTCCTTCAGAGTCCTCCCTTCTGGAATGTCTCAAGTACCCTTCTCCACCCCACCTAGACCTCAGCATGGCCGCTCAGAAATTCCTTCTGCACCACCTGGAAATGATAGGTCAGCTCCACACAGCCTCCAGAAGGCTGTTCAGTCTCATTTCACTGGCAGTGTGGACTCCTGCTCTGATCTAGGTGTTTCTGGGTCTGTACAGAACTCTACCTTTTGCTTGCAAGACAGTTATATGcctttccatgattttttttttaagcctcacAATGATTGACCCAAATGTTTACCCCTCatctaaaagaatttttatttttgaattattttttgtttttctctcatctaaaaaagaaagaaagaaagaaagaaatcactgtTCTCCATGCTTATATGAGTGCTACGATGTGACAAAACATGTCTACTGATTTGCAGCAGTTGTAAAATATTTCAGAGCGCGCAACTGATTTTTCTCCCTtcgagaaaacaaaacaaggaggggaccagagggggtgggggggaaagaaTGTGCTCAGAGTAAATGGAGATCTTTCCAACCAAAGAATCTTCCCCCGACCAAGGCCCAGAGGGTGAGCAGGCGCCTAAGAGGTGCGTCACGGGAAGTGGAGTGAGCACGTCATTCGTTTGCCTTAATTTTTATTCACTTTCCAGTCATCTGATTGATACTGCCGACATCTCTGCAACATACAAATGAATCTTTTATCAACCAGACTCTAGATGGAAGGAATTCTTTCCCCATTCCTACACCCTGTgggaactaaaaaaacaaaacgaaacaaaacaaaaaaaagaaacacaaaacaaacaaaaatatacccctcccatcccccatcccctaaGCCAGTAAAGCGATGACAACAGCACCTTGACATTGTTTTAATTCCAACGCTATCAGAAGTTAAAAGCAGTAAAACAGATAGAGTACTAACAAGAACGAAGATACTTACTGTCTAAAATGTAAACGGAATGTTTTGGTTCAAATTTttgttaggcttttttttttctttctttctttttttgtttgttttctgaaagaGGACAGTTTGTTATCAATTCACAATTAAAGCAGCATGCAATTTATtagtagtattttttaaacttttttttttttaacgtttttcaATTCTTGGCAACGGCAACAAACCACAACATTATCGAGGAATGTAATGCAGACTTTTTTAAAGTTGTGCGCAAAAAATGACTGTTTCCCTTCTGGTCATGGAAATGTCCAATAAATAGATCGTAGAACCACTGTACTGTATAAACTTCATTTATACATGcagttcataaaattatttttttcttaactgaatAATTTACCctgttatgtatatatacaaatagatCATTTTTGTCTCAATATAATCTATACAACATAAAGCCACTATCTTCCCCTCTTAATGGTCAATGTACATACACAGGAAGTGTCTATCCGTATGAACCGCCAGCCAATGCGCTTTTTGCTATCCATGGTGAGGGCCCGAACGTACGACTGGGTAGTTCGGCACTGGGAGTTCCAATGCCTCTTGTCTATGCCCCTGCAGCCCTCCTTTGTGTAACCCATGGGATTGCACTTGGTCTCGTAGAAGTACTGCTTCAGTTGGCCTTTCGAGACGGGGACTTTTTCGAGGACCGTGACTGTCCCGCCTGACATGTCCACTGCAGTCTTTTTATCCGCCGCCGTCACCCACTCGCTGATGCTGTCGCACACGCTCAGCTCCCCGCGGCGGGCAGGGTCTGAGTGGCGCCGGACCCTCATGGACATGTTCGCGGCATCCAGGTAATTTTTGTATTCCTCGagcaggaagaggagaggaggctCCAAAGGCACTTGACTGCTGAGCATCACCCGGGACGTGTACATGTCCGCGTCCTTATTGTTTTCCTCACTGGGCCGAACTTTCTGGTCCTCGTCCAAGAGCTCTTCGATCACGTGTTCAACGGTGTCAGCCAACGACGACGTCAGGCCTCTCGAACCCGCCTTGGGCCCATTCACGCTCTCCAGAGTCCCATGGGTCCGCATACCTGGGTAGGCCAAGCTGCCTTGTCCTCGGACGTTGGCTTCTTTCATGGGGGCAGCCTTCATGCAACTGAAGTATGAAATAACCATAGTAAGGAAAAGGATGGTCATCACTCTTCTCACCTGGTGGAACTGTAGGGAGAAAGCAGAAACAGGACACAAGACTGTTTAGGGCTTTCTTTTGCTGGGATACAAAGCAGCCATCTGATTGTAATTCCAGGCCATTCTGCACGGTCAAGGTTTCTGCTGTATTGGTGATAAACTCCAGCTGCACCAGACACAGGTTAATGTCAGTAGTGTGCTCGATGGGCCTTAATACAAACCAGAGCTGTGCAGCCTTGGCCCCAAGGTTTAGCATGTAAACCCGAGATTAGGTGGCTCCTGAGCAAGTGAAAAGAAACTGTGGCTTCGAGTTTGCCTCTTTCCTCCCACTTGAGCAGCTctgtaagtttaatttttaatgatctCTGCTCGGGCTGTCACAGGAAACACAACAGCAGAAATGTTACCAAGCAACAACGGCGAGGGTAatagtaatcttttttttcccctcaagccAGCAGCGTGGCCCTATGGCAGGAACGTGTGACAGGACCAGTAGTGGCTTGTGGGGTCTGAGGGGGCCTTTCTAGCTAGGGGCTATCCAGGCATGAACAAGAAAACAAGTCAGGGAGCTACAAGGAGGCTCCCCATTGACTCTTTCCTCCCATGGAGATAATCCATtagaagaaaggagggagttccttggtggtctagcggttaggattcagcactttcaccGCTCTGGCCcgggtgtgatccctggtcagggaactgagatccggCAAGCcatgcggtgcggccaaaaaccaaccaacaaacaaaaacaaaggagaaagatcATTTCGTCAGATCATCCAGTTCTACCGATAAGAAAACCAAAGGCCATGGAGGACTTGCCTCCCGTCACGAAGAAAGTTTCTATTAGAACTCGGGGCTCCCAAGTCCAGCTTCAACGTTTTTCTACTACACCTTGGGTGGTCGTAACGAAAATAAGCTTTGCTCGTTCCCAAACAGAAATCATTTTCTACACGTTGATTTTAATGACGCGTCTCTGCCTGGGGCTGATATCATGAAAGCAACGTGTCTGCCTGAGAgagaactggggcttccctggtggcgcagtggttgagagtccgcctgccgatgcaggggacacgggttcgtgccctggtccgggaagatcccacgtgccgcggagcggctgggcccgtgggccatggccgctaagcccacgcgtccagagcctgcgctccgcaacgggagaggccacaacagtgagaggcccgcgtaccggaaaaaagagagaactgaAGAAGGTGGCATCAAAAAGCTCGAAGGCAATTTCAAGTGCCTGCCACATGCGCATCGACGTGTATCTCCACTAACTCCCTCAGCCCCTCACCCCTCGGCTTTTCTGGCTCTTGTGCAGACTCATCTAAGAGAGTTCAGCCTCTCTTTTTATTGGAACGTGACCTGTGTGCGTGAGCTCTGAGTCGATCGTACCTTTAAAAAGCCGGGCGGCACTGTGCACATTTTGGTACAGGCAGCTGAGCTGGTGCTTCTTTCTGGGCTTTTGAAGGTTTCTGGGAAGTCCCTTAACAGCACACTACAAAATTAATCTTTTCCTGTTTGCCAGAGAGTAGCTATACTCTAAATTTGGCTCTCCAGCTACAAGCATGCTCTGGGAAGCCAATTAGAATGAGTGAAGCGCGAGGTGAAAACATACCTACAGACACAAGGTTCCCGTCGGATGGTGAAGGACTTGAGGATCACTTACCTGAGGCATCGCGTCCCTGAGTAGCAATGGGAAGCATTCCCCCGCCCGAGCCCAACATTCTAACTTTATTCCTACTTCTGGGTTCTGGAGCAAGGGCTTACAAAAAGACACGCACGTGCCACAGCTGTTACGCTGTGCCAGTCGGTAGGAAAGGGGACTGCTTTTCTGTCCATGAGGTGTCACTTGCCAGGAAGGTAACCTACCTCCTCCAGTCAGTAGGTCATACTGCAGAAAGAGCTGAAACTCTGGGAGCGAGAACCCAATGTTTCCGTCCTCCAATTTTATCAGAGATCACATTTTCTACTACTACAAGACTTCATTACCGTCCCCAAACACCAACCAACTTCCTTGCAGATTCACTCTTGCTTCTGCATGAGTAGCAAGCATGCTCAGAACTGCTTGGAGTACACAGTCTCAGATTAGGAGGGCACACTGGTTTGAATAAAACACAGATATTCAGTCTGCTAATACCTGAACTTTTGTGAAGGTTCTGGATTCCACACCATCAAAGAAATGGATCCTCCAAGGAGCTTTCTATTCCTGGTAGCTGTATTTACACCACTGAATGAAAATCCTTTCTCCTAGTGTTTCCGGTCCAAATTAAAACAACCCAAGGGGCACCTCAAATGCAGGCCGATGAAAAAAgtcaaatttagaatattttactcCTCCCCTCTATCACACTGGTAGACATTTGCTGTGATTAGCTATCTTTTAATACCATACTTCATGAAATCTAAGATACTATCCTTCTGAAGTACACCATTTTAGGTACCACTAGGATATCAAAAACGCAGCCAGTTAAACTATTGCTTTCTTTACCACTTAGAATGGAAAAGAGTTCTTTTAGACTTATTTGGACATATTTTATCATAGATAACTTCTGTGcatatgtaaaaaagaaaatgaagcaaaataaattGGTTAAGGCAATGACAACTATGTTGCAACTGCTACACAGCCAACGACAATAAAATGACATCAACTGTAACCCAATTTCAGAGacgttaaaaaaatgaataagaaaatgtgAATCTTTGAATTAATGAAAAAGTTTAGTAAGTATTTACTAAGTGCCCACACTCACTGCTTAAAATGGCCCAAGGCACTGAGGCATCTTAAACTACAGAgtgggaaaattattttattattatcatagtAATGAGTCTTTTAATGATCCTTTTTTCTATACTTGGACTTAAAGAAGTTGACCCTGTAAAGTTACTGCTTTTCACTTGTCGCATTTATCTTTCTATTAATAACTTTTCGGTTATAAAAATAGTTAGCACTTTAAGTATCATTTTCTCATCCGTTCCACAAGCAAATTTTTCAAAGGAACAAATGGCATCTGAGTAAATATTACTTGGCTTTCATCCTGAAGCCCAAACATGGGCATCCCTCAAAGCAGAACATCTGCAGACATTCAGTAATTAAACTACCTGGTGATAAAGCCCAACCCCAAGCCACGGCCCCACCCAACTGAGTGACTTTCTACAGTGCTAACTGCCTACTGGCTTATAAGGCCAATACTTTTTGTTGGAACAATGTCACTTCCtaacttttctgtttctgacaatggtttctttttttttttaacatctttattggagtataattgctttacaatggtgtgttagtttctgctttataacaaagtgcatcagttatacatatacatatgttcccatatctcttccctcttgcgtctccctccctcccaccctccctatcccacccctccaggaggtcacaaagcaccgaactgatctccctgtgctatgcggctgcttcccactagctatctaccttacgtttggtagtgtataaatgtccatgcctctctcttgctttgtcacagcttacccttgacAATGGTTTCTTGATACTTTGGACCACCCAGGCTGCAGGATAGAAATCTTGGAATCAATTCTGCCAATGTATTTCTTGTAGAGCTTTTAAATCCAGTCAGTGAAGAAGTCCtgctcatttttcctttaaaatacttCTCCTGTCCATCCTGTTTCTCCATTCCACTGCCACTGTCTCAGCTCAGCCCTTGCCATCTCATTTTCACTATAATGCCCCCAGCGCTACCCACCTCCCCACGCCCCCCCGCCCAATGGATATGACATCCTTTCTGCTCCATTTAACTCTGATGACCTGCTAACCTCTCATCTTATGCTCCTATACAAAGACTTGCAATGACTTTTTTATTCCACCAGATCAAATCTAACCTCTTTTGCCCGGTATTCAACACCCTTCAAAATCTGGCGTCACCTTACTTAGCTAACTTTCTCATGTCAACTCAGTGCTTCATCACCTCTCCTCTGAGCAGGCCAGAGTCCTTGGAGCCCCAAATGTATCAGTGCCTGTAAGTGACTTGTTCCtttcttctggaaaattctcttttctctatcTGACTAAATCTTGCTTATCCTTCATGACCCAGTTCAACCATCAAATCACACATGCCACCTTCTTTAAACTACTCCAGCACACACTGCCCTCCTTTGCCTCTAAAATTCCACATAACATGTACCTCATTCCCTACTCACTGGTTAATTGGTAACAGTGCTTGCTAATTATGGTCAGTCTTCAATTGGATGATAAGCTCGCTGGATCATGGGTGATTCCCCCATAATGCTTAACACAGAATAATGTAGCAGTAGACTCAGTCAAAACTTACTGATGGGTTTATTAAACCATGAGAAAACAGTGCTGATGTCATTTTCACAGGAAGCCTTTCCATATGGCAAGCACCAGTGAACTCACTGAAATTATTAGGTCAAGTACAGGCTGTACTAAACCCAAATTACAAGCTCTAAAGTATTTGATAGATGGTAATTATCAGCCATGAGGAATCGCTTGAGTTTCTCTAATAGGGTATAACTTACCTtgagtaataattttttaaacgcAAATAACACTACAACACACTAACTGCCCCTACTACTTCCTTTGTTGCTCTGTTTCTAATAGAAGACTTGGAAAGGGggttagtaataataattatagcaaaatttggaactttcagtcttttaatgttctttgtcCTATTTACCTCTTCAATGAGTAATTTTATACCCTGTATTAGGAAATCAGGAAAGGTTAAGAACCTCCATGACAATTTTCTTATATGACAGTTTCTTCAGGTGAGTGTTACACAAGAGATAAAGAGGCTATGCAAAATTGCTAAGTAGCTTGTTAGTCTATATATCTATTTAAACATTACAAAATTCACTGCTGTTAATTCTGTTCCAAGCCTTACAACAATCAACTCAACCACATGTATAAAATGCTAGGAAGGTTGTTTTTAGCCccattctcaaaaaattaaatatagtgcacagagctaaaaagaaaatcaacgaAATAGAAATAAGGTTTACTTTTAAGCATGACTCACAAGTCTTAAACATTCAACCAAATGAATATCCATGACAGCAGGCTGTAGTAATAACTTATATTTGTCTAAAAGACTGCAGAACATTCACAAGCATCGTCTAATTTGATTGCCACAAGGAGATAGATAGGACAGGTATTATTATCCACATTATACAGATGAGACAATTACTGTTCAGATATCATAAAGCTAAAAGGTTCCCCGTCTCACTGTCCACATTTTTACCATCAGGCCatgttctaaatatatatatttttaaatttaaaatatttaaccacAGGGAGGAGAGAAGTGATGCTATGAACGGTGGTCAAAGAAGCAGCTTATAAAGTATGGACACAGTTTTCTGCAGTTGTGTGTATCTTAGAGCCCAACTTCCTAAAGGCAGCACCATTAAGATGATATTCTGACCTTCAAGACCCTTCAACTTTATGGCTTGATTGCTTCAGCAGATGGAATTTCAGACAATTCAGTCCTCCTCTAAAAGCAAGCTTTGCAAAAATTTAGGCATGTTAGAGCCAAGTTTCCATGGCCAGAGCTAAGAAGGGGAACCAAACAATAATATGGATAATTTGGGCATACAGGCGGAAAAATACAAGGCTTTGTTTTTTCCCAGTCCCTTTGGGTTTTGTCTATGAGCATGTAGTCAAAGGAAACACAGTTTAAAGATATAGTTGCTCACGTTAGACAGTCCTATAAGCAACAGGGATAATGCTAATGTTGGCAAAATtatcaattaatatttaattcCTAACATACCTGATGCAAAAATCTATTAAGAGCCCAATTTAATGAAATCTTGCAAGTCCAGGCTTATTTTTGGTTGTTCATTCATCAGACATGGATCTGTTTTCAAGCCTTCCAGTCTAGGAGGGAGGTAGGACATATATGTAAAGTAACTAAAATATAAAGGTAGAAACGACCCAGAAAAGTATAGGTACATTTCTATAAAGAGAAAGAGGCTACTTccacttagagaaagaagaatgcttTGTGAAGACCATAGCAAAGGATAGAAAGGATTTTAATGTATCCAGAAAAGACCCCAGTGGATGGACGGCAGCTTGGTTAAAGGCACGGAGTACATTTCTGGACAGAAGAGTAGTGAGGAATAAGAGTGAATGACTGTTAAGTTTTGAAAGGCTCTGAGGGTGATGCTGAAGAGTCTGGACCCTGCTGTACAAGCACGGAAGAATCAACTAGAGTTTCTGAGTGGGAGGAATGCTTCAAGAAGCCCAGTTTATCACAATGTGTAGGAGAACCTGAAAGAATGATACATTGGAAG
Protein-coding regions in this window:
- the BDNF gene encoding brain-derived neurotrophic factor isoform X1 — encoded protein: MCTVPPGFLKFHQVRRVMTILFLTMVISYFSCMKAAPMKEANVRGQGSLAYPGMRTHGTLESVNGPKAGSRGLTSSLADTVEHVIEELLDEDQKVRPSEENNKDADMYTSRVMLSSQVPLEPPLLFLLEEYKNYLDAANMSMRVRRHSDPARRGELSVCDSISEWVTAADKKTAVDMSGGTVTVLEKVPVSKGQLKQYFYETKCNPMGYTKEGCRGIDKRHWNSQCRTTQSYVRALTMDSKKRIGWRFIRIDTSCVCTLTIKRGR
- the BDNF gene encoding brain-derived neurotrophic factor isoform X2 encodes the protein MFHQVRRVMTILFLTMVISYFSCMKAAPMKEANVRGQGSLAYPGMRTHGTLESVNGPKAGSRGLTSSLADTVEHVIEELLDEDQKVRPSEENNKDADMYTSRVMLSSQVPLEPPLLFLLEEYKNYLDAANMSMRVRRHSDPARRGELSVCDSISEWVTAADKKTAVDMSGGTVTVLEKVPVSKGQLKQYFYETKCNPMGYTKEGCRGIDKRHWNSQCRTTQSYVRALTMDSKKRIGWRFIRIDTSCVCTLTIKRGR
- the BDNF gene encoding brain-derived neurotrophic factor isoform X3, encoding MTILFLTMVISYFSCMKAAPMKEANVRGQGSLAYPGMRTHGTLESVNGPKAGSRGLTSSLADTVEHVIEELLDEDQKVRPSEENNKDADMYTSRVMLSSQVPLEPPLLFLLEEYKNYLDAANMSMRVRRHSDPARRGELSVCDSISEWVTAADKKTAVDMSGGTVTVLEKVPVSKGQLKQYFYETKCNPMGYTKEGCRGIDKRHWNSQCRTTQSYVRALTMDSKKRIGWRFIRIDTSCVCTLTIKRGR